The genomic window ACAATATTTTTCCGACCTTGTCAAGTCCAATTCCTGGAGTACCGTCAAAATTGACCGCAATGGTCTGATGTTTTTCTGGAAACATTTCCTCATGAAAATGCGGTGGATTATGATCATCAAAGAACATCTTGATGACGATACCGAAGAAATGGCTGATTTCAGGCATTGACGGCCTCGCAACGTAATGCGGGAAAAACATCTTCCGGTTTCTTGCCAGTTACTTTAAGATACAATGAGTCTGGGCAGAGAGCAATCGTATCTCCCCAGACAAGCTCGCCGAATGAACCGACCCGAACCTCTTCGAACACATGGGGATCACGCCATAATGTAAAAACACCTTAGCCAACCAACTCGGAGAGATCAACCACTCCGCACGCGCCGTCTTCGAATGCCACATCCAGACGATAGTTCTCTAACACTTTAGCGATTTTAACCATTTTTAACCTCCTTACAGCCTCACATTACTACAAAATCGAGTGCTATAAAATATCGCTGATGACTATTTCGCACAACCATCACCACTTTCTGTTCTGCGTTCACCATTTTCAGTCTTTTCTATTGACAATGATGGAAAAGTCTTTAGAATGGCGCACCGGTAAGGTTTCCTCCATGAAGCAATCCTGAAGTAATTTGGCGCAAAAGAGGAATTTTAAAAACAGAAGGCGCCAAATGAATAAAAGTATAAGGATAAATAGTCGTGGAACCAAACAATAGAAAACGTACGCGCGTTTCAGTCAATTTTGAAATCGGGGTTTTACTTGCAAACGAGACAAACCCTGTCACAACGCAGATCGTCAATATCAGTATGACCGGCGTTCTCTGCAAATCCCAGCCGTCTTTTCAGAGAAGCGCCCCCTGCCGGGTGATTTTGTCGTTGAACGACGAATCACGGATAGTTGTCGATTCGCGTATTTTGAGGGTGGGGTCTCGGGAAACAGCCATAAGTTTTGCTTCAATGGATGAGGAAAGTTTCTCCCTGCTTAGAAATGTTGTGCGGTATAATACAGCCAAGCCTGATCTCATCGAGCAGGAGTTTCAGACAGATGCCTTTGGCGATCTGCCGGATTGACTATGATAGTCGTCAATCCTTGCAAGCCATATTTGCCTGCATTGTATTTCGCAGTTCCGGTTTTGCGCCGCTGTTGTTAACTAACGAAATTATAAAATGAAAGCAGTTATTTACAGACACGACAGGGGATTGACCGTTGAGGAAGTTCCAATCCCGGAGGAGGGCGACGATTTTGTCGTCGTCCGGGTCGTCAACACCGGCTTCTGCGGTTCGGATCACTCCCTGATTGAAAGCGGGTTTCTGGCCGAGGGGACGATTCTCGGACACGAGACAAGCGGGGTTGTAGCCGGATTCGGTAAAAGGGTGGAAGGCATTCATGAAGGGATGAGAATAATCATCAGACCCACCTTTTGCGGAGGCTGCCGGGAATGCCTGAGAGGGATGCCCCACCTGTGCAGCGGCGGCAGAAGAACGATCGGCATCGGCGATCTTCCCGGAGGATTTGCCGAGTATCTGAAAATATACCCCCAAATGGCGATTTCGATTCCGGATGGCGTTGATTCCCGCAATGCCGCCCTGGCCGAACCGTTTGCCGTAGCGTTGCACGGCATCAAAACCGCAGGCTCCGCCGGTGGTTCCGTTCTTGTCATGGGAGGCGGGGCGATCGGCTTGGCCTCAGTGAGGATACTAAAAATTCTTGGCTATTTTCCAATAGTCCTTTCCGAACCGGTTGCAGAAAAAAGGATGCTGGGGGCGCAATTGGGGGCGGATTTTCTGATAGACCCGTTCTCCGAAAACCTGTCCGAAAAATGCACCGCATTTACAAATGGAGTCGGATTTGACACAATCCTGGAGTGTTCCGGCATAGCCGATAATATTTCAGTGGCGATTGAGCTTGCCGCCAAAGGTGGCCGGATCTGCATGATCAGCATAATTTTCAAAGGCATTTCGATAGCTCAGCCAATGTACATGAATTTCAAGGAGATTAGTTTTACCGGCGCCTATTCCAATACCCACGAGGAAAACAGGATTTGTCTGCAATGGATGGCCGAAAAAAAGCTCGACGCACTGCCCCTGATAACTGACCTGATTTCCCTCCATGAATTGCCGGACATCTATGAAAAACGGATAAAAACCGGAAAAGCGCTGAAGGTGATGCTGAAAATCGGGCAGGAATTTTAGTGACTTACTCCTCAGCTCCTGCATAAAAAAACAAGAAACTGCTCCCTCTATTTCCGGGAGAGGGTTGGGGTGAGGGCAAAAAGGGCCGTGCAATTCTTTAACCGGACAACACTGACCTTTGTCCAAATAACGACTGCACAGGGAGATGCTAAAATGAGGAAAGAGACCGTTCCCGAAGGCTACTTATTTTCCAAGTCCTACACAAACTACCTGTTCATCCTGCTGTGGCTTCTCTATTTTTTTGACTATATAGACAGAATGGCGGTAGTTTCCGTGTTTCCCTTTTTAAAAAGTGACTGGGGCCTAAGCGACGCCCAGTGCGGGGCGATGGTTTCCGCCGTTTACTGGGCAATTGTCGTCTTTTCCTTTCCCGTTTCCATCTTTGTGGACAGGTGGAGTCGCAAAAAAAGCATCGGGATCATGGCCGTTTTGTGGAGTCTGGCGACGGCTGCCTGCGCGATAACAAAGAATTTCAACCAGTTGTTTGTGGCCCGCACCGCGATCGGCCTGGGGGAAGCAGGTTATGCACCGGGAGGAACGGCAATGATTTCTGCAATTTATCCGCAGAACAGGCGTGCTTCGATGGTGGGAATATGGAATGCCGCCATTCCCTTGGGGATGGCGGGCGGCATCGTAATCGGCGGATTGATTGCCTCCCACTGGGGGTGGCGTCATGTCTTCGGAATTGTTGCCTTGCCTGGCTTGGTCATCGCCATTCTGTTTTTTTTCGTCAGGGATTACAAGACGGTCAATCTCGAAAAAAAGATTGACGATGAACCGCAGCAGCAAAACAATAATCAAAAAATGCAGATGACGAAAATCGAAATAATGCGGGCCTTTTCCCGCACCCCTTCGCTGCTTTTCACGTACTTTGGCTTTGCCGGAATGATGTTTACCTCGATTTCGATGTCCACATTTTTGCCTACCTATTTTCAGCGGGTGCAGGGATTTCCCCTGCAAAAGGCGACCCTGCTGGCAAGCGGCATCATGCTGACGAGCATCATCGGTTCTCCACTCGGAGGGTGGCTCTCCGATCTCTGGATGAAAAAAAGGACCGAGGCGCGTCTTTTGCTGCCCGCCATTTCCGCGCTTTTGACGACAATATTCTTTATCACGGCCTTCAATTTTATGAAAAACGGGATATTTCAGTACGTGGTCTTTCTCATGGCGGGCATCTTCTCCATTGCCTGGGCATCATCGGCGATCTCCGTTACCCAGGATGTCGTTCACCCCGACTTGCGGGCGATGTCTTACTCTCTTTGCGTAGTTGTCCAGAACCTGCTCGGCAGTTCTCTCGGACCCATCGTTACCGGCGCCCTTTCCGATCATTACGGGATCAAGGCGGCGCTGATCGCGGCCAGCTCTGTCTCTTTATTTTCATTTGCGCTTTTCTATTGGGGATCAAGGTATTACAAACGTGATTTAAACAAAGTTGTTAAGGTTTCGCTGGCACCGGAGTGACGTCGCAACAGTGAAAACGACCGCATAAATAGCCATATTGTCAAGGAAAGGCATGAACGCTTATGACGAGTATTTACAAATCTGCAGGACAAACGCCGGAGGCGCTGCGCAGTTTGCTGGCCATGTTTCCGAAACCCTTCACCCCCGGGGACAGGGTGGGGATCAAATTACATTGGGGTGAAAGGGGCAATGAGAATTTTATTCGCCCGGAGTATGCGCGCGAGATTGTCCGCTGGCTGAAAGAAGAGGGCGTTAGACCATATATTTTTGATACAACCGTTCTTTACTCCGGGGGAAGACGAGACGGCGCCGACAGCCTCAAAACTGCTGCAGAACATGGCTTTACCGAGGAATATTTGGGCTGCCCTGTTCTGATCGGAGATGGTTTGGACGGCAGGGATGTGATGGATATTCCCAGTGCAGGCCAGCACTTTGATACGGTGCAGGTTGCAGGGATAATAAAGGAAACAGACGGGTTTGTCGTCTTTTCTCATTTCAAGGGGCACATGGAGGCGTCTTTTGGGGGTTCGGTTAAGAATATCTCGATGGGGATGGCATCGCGCGCCCAAAAGCAGCGGATGCACTCGGATGTCCACCCTGTGCTTATCGAGAAGCGCTGCATACGCTGCGGCATCTGTCAGGATGTATGTCCCGTTGGCGCCGCCGTTTTGCCGCCGGATGACCAATACCCCCTCTACGATCTCGATAAATGCGTCGGCTGCGCGCAGTGCATCGCCCTTTGTCCGCAAACGGCGCTGAAGATCTTCTGGGAAACGGACATCGCCGTCTTTCAGGAAAAACTTGTGGAAACGGCCGCTTCTACATGGAGATTGATCGGTGACAAAACCATTGTTATCAACGCCCTGATCCAGATAGTAACGGAGTGCGACTGCCTGGAAGGAAGGCATCCCCCCCTTGCCGGGGATTTTGGCTTCATCGGGGGCTACAATCCGGTTGTGGTAGATGAGGAGGCCATTAAAATGGTTGGTCCGGAGAAGTTTGACGCCGCCCACCCCGGCATCCCGTGGCAGCGCCAGTTCAGTTACGCGCGGGAGATAGGTTTTGTGAAATAGACGCCGCTCAGCTCATCTTGACCAAGGGAGGGAGTTTCCCGGCGAGGCCGACATGACCGTTTTTGACAATCAGCA from Syntrophobacterales bacterium includes these protein-coding regions:
- a CDS encoding phage integrase N-terminal SAM-like domain-containing protein, which encodes MLKLQGKSQKTIDAFARAVRRISAYFDCCPDQLPLKQRKQYFSDLVKSNSWSTVKIDRNGLMFFWKHFLMKMRWIMIIKEHLDDDTEEMADFRH
- a CDS encoding DUF2442 domain-containing protein; translation: MVKIAKVLENYRLDVAFEDGACGVVDLSELVG
- a CDS encoding PilZ domain-containing protein; protein product: MEPNNRKRTRVSVNFEIGVLLANETNPVTTQIVNISMTGVLCKSQPSFQRSAPCRVILSLNDESRIVVDSRILRVGSRETAISFASMDEESFSLLRNVVRYNTAKPDLIEQEFQTDAFGDLPD
- a CDS encoding alcohol dehydrogenase catalytic domain-containing protein translates to MKAVIYRHDRGLTVEEVPIPEEGDDFVVVRVVNTGFCGSDHSLIESGFLAEGTILGHETSGVVAGFGKRVEGIHEGMRIIIRPTFCGGCRECLRGMPHLCSGGRRTIGIGDLPGGFAEYLKIYPQMAISIPDGVDSRNAALAEPFAVALHGIKTAGSAGGSVLVMGGGAIGLASVRILKILGYFPIVLSEPVAEKRMLGAQLGADFLIDPFSENLSEKCTAFTNGVGFDTILECSGIADNISVAIELAAKGGRICMISIIFKGISIAQPMYMNFKEISFTGAYSNTHEENRICLQWMAEKKLDALPLITDLISLHELPDIYEKRIKTGKALKVMLKIGQEF
- a CDS encoding MFS transporter; the encoded protein is MRKETVPEGYLFSKSYTNYLFILLWLLYFFDYIDRMAVVSVFPFLKSDWGLSDAQCGAMVSAVYWAIVVFSFPVSIFVDRWSRKKSIGIMAVLWSLATAACAITKNFNQLFVARTAIGLGEAGYAPGGTAMISAIYPQNRRASMVGIWNAAIPLGMAGGIVIGGLIASHWGWRHVFGIVALPGLVIAILFFFVRDYKTVNLEKKIDDEPQQQNNNQKMQMTKIEIMRAFSRTPSLLFTYFGFAGMMFTSISMSTFLPTYFQRVQGFPLQKATLLASGIMLTSIIGSPLGGWLSDLWMKKRTEARLLLPAISALLTTIFFITAFNFMKNGIFQYVVFLMAGIFSIAWASSAISVTQDVVHPDLRAMSYSLCVVVQNLLGSSLGPIVTGALSDHYGIKAALIAASSVSLFSFALFYWGSRYYKRDLNKVVKVSLAPE
- a CDS encoding DUF362 domain-containing protein; this translates as MTSIYKSAGQTPEALRSLLAMFPKPFTPGDRVGIKLHWGERGNENFIRPEYAREIVRWLKEEGVRPYIFDTTVLYSGGRRDGADSLKTAAEHGFTEEYLGCPVLIGDGLDGRDVMDIPSAGQHFDTVQVAGIIKETDGFVVFSHFKGHMEASFGGSVKNISMGMASRAQKQRMHSDVHPVLIEKRCIRCGICQDVCPVGAAVLPPDDQYPLYDLDKCVGCAQCIALCPQTALKIFWETDIAVFQEKLVETAASTWRLIGDKTIVINALIQIVTECDCLEGRHPPLAGDFGFIGGYNPVVVDEEAIKMVGPEKFDAAHPGIPWQRQFSYAREIGFVK